A genomic region of Campylobacter corcagiensis contains the following coding sequences:
- a CDS encoding D-sedoheptulose 7-phosphate isomerase, with protein sequence MIKGELDAHYETIKNTYKIADDIEKACEMVVQTLKNGGKILLFGNGGSAADAQHVAAELTGRYKSERTPLAGIALTTDTSALTAIGNDYGYEFVFLRQAKALARKGDLFFGISTSGNSKNVINTLEFAKSIGCKTLGLSGKGGGAMNEYCDLNLVVPSSDTARIQEMHLLIEHTICQAIDDAFKDL encoded by the coding sequence ATGATAAAAGGTGAGCTAGATGCTCACTATGAGACGATTAAAAACACTTATAAAATAGCTGATGATATAGAAAAAGCGTGCGAAATGGTAGTTCAAACGCTTAAAAACGGTGGTAAGATTTTACTATTTGGAAATGGCGGAAGCGCGGCTGATGCACAGCATGTAGCAGCTGAGTTAACTGGAAGATACAAAAGCGAAAGAACTCCTTTAGCAGGTATAGCGCTAACGACTGATACTTCAGCACTAACAGCTATTGGAAATGATTATGGATATGAGTTTGTTTTTTTAAGGCAAGCTAAAGCATTAGCTAGAAAGGGTGACCTGTTTTTTGGAATCTCAACAAGCGGAAACTCAAAAAATGTGATAAACACACTAGAATTTGCTAAAAGTATAGGTTGTAAAACCTTAGGGCTTAGTGGCAAAGGCGGTGGTGCGATGAATGAGTATTGTGATTTAAATTTAGTAGTTCCTAGTAGCGACACAGCTAGAATTCAAGAGATGCACCTACTTATAGAACATACGATTTGCCAAGCAATAGATGATGCCTTTAAGGATTTATAG